One window of the Triticum dicoccoides isolate Atlit2015 ecotype Zavitan chromosome 3B, WEW_v2.0, whole genome shotgun sequence genome contains the following:
- the LOC119275658 gene encoding ERI1 exoribonuclease 2-like, translating to MAAIMAARGQGQVQDFDFFVVVDFEATCVKDARIFPQEIIEFPAVLVDGATGRIESAFRRYVRPKHHPVLTQFCRELTGIRQEDVDGGVDLGEALCMHDSWLKAATAGGGSLAVVTWGDWDCRIMLESECRFKGIEKPSYFDRWINLRVPFQAALGGGGRVTLQEAVRAAGLDWEGRLHCGLDDARNTARLLVELMRRGVKMTITGSLAPPLPIQQKEQPPHLLTSSCGGSSALAPLPMIQQKQQSPQLRTSPCGGSSALAPPLIQQKQQPPQPHMISPCGGSSATCFCYCRVPTRGGVVSVPGPMQGKCFFGCGNWTPAMGPVCPYFVWTN from the coding sequence ATGGCAGCGATCATGGCGGCGCGCGGGCAGGGGCAGGTGCAAGATTTCGACTTCTTCGTGGTGGTGGACTTCGAGGCGACGTGCGTGAAAGACGCGCGGATCTTTCCGCAGGAAATCATTGAGTTCCCCGCCGTGCTCGTCGACGGCGCCACCGGCCGCATCGAGTCCGCGTTTCGCAGGTACGTTCGTCCAAAACATCACCCTGTGCTGACCCAATTTTGCAGGGAACTCACCGGCATCCGGCAGGAGGACGTCGACGGCGGCGTGGATCTCGGCGAGGCGCTCTGTATGCACGACTCTTGGCTgaaggcggcgacggcgggggGAGGCAGCTTGGCCGTTGTGACCTGGGGAGATTGGGATTGCCGCATCATGCTCGAGTCCGAGTGCCGCTTCAAGGGGATCGAGAAGCCCTCCTACTTCGATCGCTGGATCAACCTGAGGGTCCCCTTCCAGGCGGCGCTCGGCGGCGGAGGGCGGGTCACCCTTCAGGAGGCGGTCAGGGCAGCGGGACTGGACTGGGAGGGCCGCCTGCACTGCGGCCTGGACGACGCGCGCAACACGGCGCGGCTTCTTGTTGAGCTGATGCGGCGGGGGGTCAAGATGACCATCACCGGTTCGCTGGCGCCGCCGCTGCCGATCCAGCAGAAGGAGCAGCCCCCGCACCTTCTCACAAGCTCTTGCGGTGGCTCATCTGCGCTGGCGCCGCTGCCGATGATCCAGCAGAAGCAGCAGTCGCCGCAGCTTCGCACAAGCCCTTGCGGTGGCTCATCGGCGCTGGCGCCGCCGCTGATCCAGCAGAAGCAGCAGCCGCCGCAGCCACACATGATAAGCCCCTGCGGCGGCTCCTCTGCGACGTGCTTCTGCTACTGCAGGGTACCGACCAGAGGAGGCGTGGTGTCCGTGCCAGGGCCGATGCAGGGCAAGTGCTTCTTCGGGTGTGGCAACTGGACGCCGGCCATGGGACCCGTGTGCCCCTACTTCGTCTGGACCAACTGA